One window of the Synechococcus sp. CC9311 genome contains the following:
- the speE gene encoding polyamine aminopropyltransferase, with the protein MTTAPETSGNWIDEHHNGVRYGLEGRVLVEETSPFQRITVIDSQRYGKGLLLDGCWMTAEHQERHYHEALVHPALCSAKAIERVLVIGGGDGGTARECLRYPGVKHLDMVEIDGRVVDLSQEHLPSIGGGCWHDPRFHLTIGDGIAWAAEAENAFYDVVLVDGSDPTGPAEGLFNRAFFSNCCRILKPGGVFATQSESPEAFRQVHIDMVKLIRELFGHADPLYGWVPMYPSGWWSWTFAAKDAPRYLTVQSERAAAVAEGSAIWSPRWQQGAFNTIPAFIERELNQ; encoded by the coding sequence ATGACCACTGCACCTGAGACCAGTGGCAACTGGATTGATGAGCACCACAACGGCGTGCGCTACGGCCTGGAAGGCCGTGTGCTGGTTGAGGAGACCAGCCCGTTTCAGCGCATCACCGTGATCGATAGCCAGCGCTACGGGAAAGGACTCCTGTTGGATGGCTGCTGGATGACGGCAGAACACCAGGAACGCCACTATCACGAAGCATTGGTACATCCTGCGCTCTGCTCGGCAAAGGCCATCGAGCGCGTGCTGGTGATTGGCGGCGGAGATGGCGGAACCGCCCGCGAATGCCTGCGCTACCCGGGGGTGAAACACCTCGACATGGTGGAGATCGACGGCCGGGTTGTGGATCTCAGCCAAGAACACCTTCCTTCAATCGGAGGCGGGTGTTGGCACGACCCTCGCTTTCACCTAACGATTGGTGATGGCATCGCTTGGGCAGCTGAAGCCGAAAACGCGTTTTACGACGTCGTCCTAGTGGATGGATCCGACCCCACAGGGCCTGCCGAAGGCCTGTTCAACCGTGCCTTCTTCAGCAACTGTTGCCGCATCCTCAAGCCAGGGGGAGTGTTTGCCACCCAAAGCGAATCACCCGAAGCCTTCCGCCAAGTGCACATCGACATGGTGAAGCTCATTCGAGAGCTGTTTGGCCATGCTGATCCTCTCTACGGCTGGGTCCCGATGTATCCAAGTGGCTGGTGGAGCTGGACCTTTGCTGCGAAGGATGCGCCCCGTTACCTCACCGTTCAAAGCGAGCGCGCCGCAGCCGTGGCAGAAGGGTCTGCCATCTGGAGTCCCCGCTGGCAGCAAGGAGCCTTCAACACCATTCCAGCTTTTATTGAACGGGAACTGAATCAATGA
- a CDS encoding 7-carboxy-7-deazaguanine synthase QueE, whose amino-acid sequence MSDCLPVVETFHSLQGEGLHTGRSAFFIRLAGCDVGCRWCDTKHSWPADSHPKRLVKDLAIEATSAAETGAAFVVITGGEPLHHNLDELTAAIRSGCSQPVHLETSGVDRLSGAPDWITLSPKRHKPPRQDVVQACHELKVVVHEPADLLFAEVVAAQAPQANWLLQPGWDCKEGLQLAVGKVQKDQRWRLSMQSHKWLGVR is encoded by the coding sequence TTGAGCGATTGTTTGCCGGTTGTGGAGACCTTTCACTCTCTTCAAGGGGAAGGGCTTCATACGGGCCGAAGTGCATTTTTCATTCGATTGGCAGGCTGCGATGTGGGTTGTAGATGGTGCGATACCAAGCACTCATGGCCTGCCGACTCCCATCCAAAGCGGCTGGTGAAGGACTTGGCGATTGAAGCCACTTCCGCCGCTGAAACCGGAGCCGCCTTTGTGGTGATCACAGGGGGGGAGCCCCTACACCACAACCTCGATGAGCTCACCGCTGCGATTCGCTCAGGGTGCAGCCAGCCCGTGCATCTTGAAACCAGTGGCGTCGATCGATTAAGCGGTGCTCCCGACTGGATCACCCTTTCACCCAAGCGCCACAAGCCTCCAAGACAGGATGTGGTGCAAGCGTGTCACGAGCTCAAGGTTGTTGTGCACGAACCAGCAGATTTGCTGTTTGCGGAGGTGGTGGCAGCACAAGCGCCCCAGGCCAATTGGCTGCTTCAGCCTGGCTGGGACTGCAAGGAAGGCCTGCAACTAGCCGTAGGCAAAGTTCAGAAAGATCAGCGCTGGAGGTTGAGCATGCAAAGCCACAAATGGCTTGGCGTTCGCTGA
- a CDS encoding Dps family protein — MAQSSAIDIGITSAQREEIAAELSRLLADTYVLYGKTHGFHWNVTGPMFNTLHLMFMDQYTELWNALDVIAERIRALGVLAPHGGSTLAGLASIQEAEQQPAALDMVRELVTGHEAVARTARSIFPLAEAANDEPTADLLTQRLQIHEKTAWMLRSLLEN, encoded by the coding sequence ATGGCCCAAAGCTCCGCCATCGATATCGGCATCACCAGCGCACAACGGGAGGAAATCGCTGCTGAACTCAGCCGCCTCCTCGCAGATACGTACGTGTTGTACGGCAAAACCCACGGTTTCCACTGGAACGTGACCGGGCCGATGTTCAACACATTGCACCTGATGTTCATGGACCAGTACACCGAGTTGTGGAACGCCCTGGATGTGATCGCTGAACGCATACGCGCCCTTGGCGTTTTGGCGCCCCATGGAGGTTCCACCCTGGCCGGTTTGGCCTCGATCCAAGAAGCAGAGCAACAGCCTGCCGCGCTCGACATGGTGCGTGAGCTGGTAACCGGCCATGAGGCCGTTGCCCGTACGGCACGGAGCATCTTTCCTCTGGCAGAGGCTGCCAACGACGAACCCACTGCTGACCTGCTCACCCAACGACTTCAGATCCACGAAAAAACAGCCTGGATGCTGCGCAGCCTGCTGGAAAACTAA
- the arfB gene encoding alternative ribosome rescue aminoacyl-tRNA hydrolase ArfB, which yields MLDSDLVINSRLTLKRSELSWKFSRSSGAGGQNVNKVETAVELSWNLEDSESLGPFRKQRLLDFYRTRILDGCLRISASEERSQYQNRQIALKRLGDLIREGIKSPPPKRKETRPTRSSQRKRVDSKKKRGELKKGRQSRKSYDD from the coding sequence ATGCTGGATTCTGATTTAGTAATAAATTCTCGCCTCACTCTTAAGCGATCTGAATTGTCTTGGAAGTTTTCTCGTTCTTCTGGTGCTGGTGGGCAGAACGTTAATAAGGTTGAGACTGCTGTTGAGTTGTCGTGGAACCTTGAGGATTCAGAGTCTTTAGGACCATTCCGTAAGCAGCGACTGCTTGATTTCTATAGAACAAGGATTCTTGATGGTTGCTTACGAATATCTGCCTCTGAAGAACGTTCACAGTATCAAAATCGTCAGATTGCTCTCAAGCGTTTGGGCGATTTAATTAGAGAAGGAATTAAGTCACCACCACCTAAAAGGAAAGAAACTCGTCCAACACGATCCTCTCAACGAAAAAGGGTTGATAGTAAGAAGAAACGTGGTGAGTTAAAAAAAGGTAGACAGTCCAGAAAGTCTTATGATGATTGA
- the mazG gene encoding nucleoside triphosphate pyrophosphohydrolase: MHDLVEVVAQLRDPDHGCPWDLKQTHQTLVPYVLEEAHEVVDAIRHGDDRHLKEELGDLLLQVVLHAQLAQEQQRFDLDAIARGITDKLIRRHPHVFGDAEAHDCKTVSANWDAIKAAEQAERGESLPESSSPLSDQITRKVRGQPALAGAMTISRKAAKAGFEWDDMKGVWDKVHEELDELKEAVSSGDPKHAQEELGDLLFTLVNVARWCDIQPEEGLAGTNQRFLDRFSRVEAALGGQLQERSIQELEAVWQQAKLAIRAEQAANRSMTDAVDEFLI; this comes from the coding sequence ATGCACGATCTGGTCGAGGTGGTCGCGCAACTGCGCGACCCCGACCACGGTTGTCCTTGGGACCTCAAACAAACCCATCAGACCTTGGTGCCCTACGTCCTGGAGGAGGCTCACGAAGTCGTCGATGCGATCCGGCATGGCGATGATCGGCATCTCAAAGAGGAGCTAGGCGATCTGCTCCTACAAGTCGTACTGCACGCACAACTCGCTCAGGAACAACAACGCTTCGATCTCGATGCGATTGCTCGTGGAATCACTGACAAATTGATTCGCCGCCACCCTCATGTCTTTGGCGATGCAGAGGCCCATGACTGCAAGACCGTCTCCGCGAATTGGGACGCCATTAAAGCCGCAGAACAAGCCGAGCGAGGCGAAAGTCTCCCCGAATCAAGCAGCCCACTGAGTGATCAAATCACCAGAAAAGTTCGCGGACAACCAGCGCTCGCTGGTGCCATGACCATCTCGCGCAAAGCAGCCAAAGCAGGTTTTGAGTGGGATGACATGAAGGGGGTTTGGGACAAGGTGCACGAGGAGCTTGATGAACTCAAGGAGGCCGTCTCGTCCGGTGATCCAAAACATGCTCAGGAAGAGCTCGGCGACCTGCTGTTCACTCTTGTGAATGTGGCTCGCTGGTGTGACATTCAGCCGGAAGAAGGCCTCGCGGGCACCAACCAGCGCTTTCTCGATCGCTTCTCTCGCGTGGAAGCCGCTCTGGGGGGACAACTCCAAGAACGCAGCATCCAGGAACTAGAAGCGGTTTGGCAGCAAGCAAAGCTGGCAATCCGTGCCGAACAAGCTGCCAATCGTTCAATGACGGATGCTGTTGACGAATTTTTAATTTGA
- the speB gene encoding agmatinase, translated as MNNPKSQTIDQSLFDDEGAIFMGGQRDPEGCRIALFGVPYDGTTSFRPGTRFGPAAIREVSTGLETYCPQLDRDLEDIPYADIGAVEIPYGDPQPVVDAVRHATGTVLAAGMKPLMLGGEHSISSGAVAAVAEQHPDLVLVQLDAHADLRNEWLGSRHSHACAMRRCLEVLPSQQLLQIAIRSGTFEEFKELHRNERLISVQEIPERMTPLRGRPIYLTVDLDWFDPAVMPGTGTPEPGGFIWNDFAAVINELRHHRLMGADVVELAPQLDSSGISSVLAAKVTRSLLLLMA; from the coding sequence ATGAACAATCCCAAAAGCCAAACGATTGATCAGAGCCTGTTTGATGACGAAGGTGCCATTTTTATGGGAGGACAGCGAGATCCAGAGGGATGCCGGATCGCCTTGTTTGGCGTGCCCTATGACGGCACCACCTCGTTCCGACCAGGCACCCGATTTGGCCCAGCCGCGATTCGTGAAGTGAGCACAGGTCTTGAGACCTACTGCCCCCAGCTGGATCGAGACCTCGAAGACATCCCTTACGCCGACATTGGAGCCGTTGAGATTCCCTATGGCGACCCACAGCCCGTTGTGGATGCCGTGCGCCACGCCACTGGCACCGTGCTGGCTGCAGGCATGAAGCCGCTGATGCTTGGCGGTGAGCATTCCATCAGCTCTGGTGCGGTTGCTGCTGTGGCGGAGCAACACCCCGACCTCGTGCTGGTGCAACTCGATGCCCATGCCGACTTACGGAATGAGTGGCTTGGATCCCGTCACAGCCATGCCTGCGCCATGCGCCGCTGTTTGGAGGTGCTGCCTAGCCAACAACTTTTACAGATCGCGATCCGCAGCGGCACCTTTGAAGAATTCAAAGAGCTACATCGCAATGAAAGGCTGATCTCAGTTCAAGAGATCCCCGAGCGAATGACCCCACTCAGGGGACGGCCGATCTACCTCACCGTGGACCTCGACTGGTTCGACCCGGCCGTAATGCCGGGGACAGGGACCCCAGAGCCAGGTGGTTTTATTTGGAACGATTTCGCAGCTGTGATCAACGAGCTGCGCCACCATCGCCTCATGGGCGCAGATGTGGTGGAGCTCGCTCCTCAACTCGATTCAAGTGGGATCAGTAGCGTCTTGGCCGCCAAAGTCACCCGCAGCCTGCTGCTGTTGATGGCTTAG
- a CDS encoding SDR family NAD(P)-dependent oxidoreductase produces the protein MRTLLISGASRGIGRAVAERALADGHRLSLGLRDLEALKQTPLDPAIAGSDKVLLCPYAAEDPAAAQAWVEATANHFGGFDSVIHNAGIFSRVPLLFEPGEDQEIAHTMNVNLMGPWWLTRAAWPQLASHGEGRIQVLVSMSGKRSKGRLAAYSASKFALLGLCQTMRNEGWAAGIRVTAICPGWVNTDMAAAVRSGPSDRWPTQSMAAEAMTQPEDIASMSAELLRLPNRAVPFELAVSSSLE, from the coding sequence GTGCGCACTCTCCTGATTAGTGGTGCAAGTCGTGGGATTGGTCGTGCGGTGGCTGAACGAGCTCTTGCCGACGGTCATCGCCTCAGCCTTGGGCTTCGCGACCTGGAGGCGTTGAAGCAGACGCCCCTTGATCCTGCGATAGCTGGGAGCGACAAGGTGTTGCTTTGTCCCTATGCGGCTGAAGACCCTGCGGCGGCCCAGGCCTGGGTTGAGGCAACCGCCAACCATTTTGGTGGCTTCGACAGCGTGATCCATAACGCCGGGATCTTCAGCCGTGTGCCGCTGCTATTTGAGCCCGGTGAAGACCAAGAAATCGCTCACACCATGAATGTGAACCTGATGGGACCGTGGTGGCTGACTCGCGCGGCCTGGCCGCAGTTGGCATCCCACGGAGAGGGTCGCATTCAGGTTTTGGTTTCGATGAGCGGGAAGCGCAGTAAAGGTCGCCTGGCGGCATACAGCGCCAGCAAATTTGCTCTGCTTGGTCTGTGCCAAACCATGCGCAACGAGGGATGGGCTGCCGGAATTCGGGTGACAGCGATTTGCCCTGGCTGGGTCAATACCGATATGGCAGCTGCGGTGCGTAGCGGTCCGAGCGACCGCTGGCCAACGCAATCGATGGCAGCTGAAGCGATGACTCAGCCCGAAGACATTGCTTCGATGAGTGCTGAACTGTTGAGACTTCCCAATCGGGCGGTCCCTTTTGAGCTTGCGGTTAGCTCCAGCCTGGAGTGA
- a CDS encoding RNA polymerase sigma factor, RpoD/SigA family: MSASSSSTGSAPIRWSGGNDLLRLYLQDIGRVDLLTAEDEVVLSRLVQQYERLKREERQFAEDHPAIERLLCLEELQLREANHLSHWPTRQEWARAAEMPLQELNKGLTQGYETWANLISTDSRELQLRLRRGRKARDRMIQANLRLVVAVAKKYQHRGMELLDLVQEGTLGLERAVEKFDSTRGFRFSTYSYWWIRQGITRAIATQSRTIRLPVHITEKLNRIKRVQQEIASNEGRTASMTDLARELSVSEDTVRQTLARVPRSVSLETKVGRDQDTQLGELLEDEHATPEQTLTRDSLHDDLEHLLNELTPREATVIRCRFGLEDDTPRTLAQIGEDMNLSRERVRQIETRALLKLRQPQRRNKVRDYIQSLDS; the protein is encoded by the coding sequence TTGTCCGCCAGCTCCTCATCGACGGGATCAGCCCCGATCCGCTGGAGCGGCGGCAACGACCTGTTGCGTCTCTACCTGCAGGACATCGGTCGGGTGGACCTGCTCACCGCTGAAGACGAGGTGGTGTTATCTCGCCTCGTTCAGCAATACGAGCGCCTGAAGCGCGAAGAACGTCAATTCGCCGAAGATCATCCGGCGATTGAACGGTTGCTGTGCCTTGAGGAACTGCAGTTGAGAGAGGCCAACCATCTCTCTCACTGGCCCACAAGACAAGAGTGGGCTCGAGCTGCCGAGATGCCTTTGCAAGAGCTGAACAAGGGACTGACTCAGGGCTATGAAACCTGGGCCAACCTCATCAGCACCGACAGCAGGGAGCTGCAACTACGCCTGCGTCGAGGGCGGAAGGCCAGAGACCGGATGATCCAAGCCAATTTGCGCTTGGTGGTGGCTGTAGCGAAGAAATACCAGCACCGAGGTATGGAGCTTCTGGACCTGGTCCAAGAGGGAACCTTGGGACTCGAACGAGCGGTCGAAAAATTCGATTCCACCCGCGGTTTTCGCTTCAGCACCTACTCCTACTGGTGGATTCGCCAAGGGATCACTCGGGCTATCGCCACCCAAAGCCGCACCATTCGCCTTCCAGTCCACATCACCGAAAAGCTCAACCGAATCAAACGGGTGCAGCAAGAGATCGCCAGCAATGAGGGGCGAACCGCTTCGATGACAGATCTGGCGAGAGAGCTCAGCGTCAGCGAAGACACCGTGCGTCAAACGCTGGCTCGCGTTCCCCGCTCCGTATCACTGGAAACCAAGGTGGGCCGGGATCAAGATACCCAGCTCGGGGAGCTCCTAGAAGACGAACACGCCACACCAGAGCAGACCCTTACCCGCGATTCACTCCACGACGATCTCGAACACTTGCTCAATGAGCTAACCCCGAGGGAAGCCACCGTGATTCGCTGTCGCTTTGGACTTGAAGACGACACCCCCCGAACCCTCGCTCAAATCGGCGAAGACATGAACCTCTCCCGAGAAAGGGTGCGTCAGATCGAAACCCGAGCTCTTTTGAAATTGCGCCAGCCCCAGCGCAGGAACAAGGTGCGCGATTACATCCAATCCTTGGATTCTTAA
- the aspS gene encoding aspartate--tRNA ligase, which produces MRSNGCGDLRDTHIDETVQLCGWVDRRRDHGGVIFIDLRDRSGTVQITVDPDLGADAFAVAEHLRSETVLQVQGMVRARPDESLNDRLATGAVEVLASNIHVLNSVKGTLPFPVSVHDEENTREELRLRHRFLDLRRKRMNDNLRLRAQTIQTARRFLEDEGFIEVETPVLTRSTPEGARDYILPSRVCGGEWFALPQSPQLFKQLLMVGGIERYYQVARCFRDEDLRADRQPEFTQLDMEMSFMGQEQILELNERLIAAIWKTIKGIDLPLPFPRLTWHEAMERYGTDRPDTRYGMELTNVSDIVKDMGFKVFSGAVKSGGSVKCIAVSGGNDAVSNVRIKPGGDVFSEAQAAGAGGLAFIRVREGGEIDTIGAIKDNLSDEQKQTLLQRTGAEPGTLLLFGAGDTATVNKALDRVRQYLAKEMGLVKPDRENDQWNFLWVVDFPMFEFNKDENRLEALHHPFCAPNTSDLGDKAEEWAKTLPTARAQAYDLVLNGLELGGGSLRIHDSALQREVLNSIGLAPEEAQEQFGFLVDALDMGAPPHGGLAFGVDRMVMLLAGEDSIRDTIAFPKTQQARCLMTAAPAGVSERQLEDLHVASTWVDPMTENTD; this is translated from the coding sequence ATGCGCAGCAACGGATGCGGCGACCTGCGCGACACGCACATCGACGAAACCGTTCAGCTCTGTGGCTGGGTGGATCGCCGCCGCGATCATGGAGGCGTGATCTTTATCGACCTGCGCGACCGCAGCGGCACGGTTCAAATCACCGTGGATCCCGACCTTGGAGCTGATGCCTTTGCCGTCGCAGAACATTTGCGTAGCGAAACCGTTTTGCAAGTTCAGGGCATGGTTCGGGCCCGTCCTGATGAGTCGCTTAACGACCGACTTGCCACCGGTGCGGTGGAGGTTTTAGCGAGCAACATCCACGTGCTCAACAGCGTGAAAGGCACGCTTCCCTTTCCAGTGTCTGTGCATGACGAGGAAAACACGCGCGAAGAACTGCGCCTCCGCCACCGCTTTTTAGATCTGCGCCGCAAGCGCATGAATGACAACCTGCGCTTGCGTGCCCAAACGATCCAAACGGCACGCCGATTCCTCGAGGACGAAGGGTTTATCGAAGTAGAAACTCCTGTACTGACCCGCTCAACCCCAGAGGGAGCAAGGGATTACATCCTTCCAAGCCGCGTCTGTGGTGGTGAATGGTTTGCACTTCCCCAGTCCCCTCAGCTGTTTAAGCAGCTGCTGATGGTGGGCGGCATTGAGCGGTACTACCAAGTGGCTCGCTGCTTCCGCGATGAGGACCTACGGGCAGATCGACAGCCTGAGTTCACGCAATTGGACATGGAAATGAGCTTCATGGGCCAGGAGCAGATCCTCGAGCTCAATGAGCGGCTGATTGCTGCTATTTGGAAAACGATCAAAGGGATTGATCTACCACTACCGTTTCCCCGCCTCACCTGGCACGAAGCGATGGAGCGCTACGGCACGGATCGCCCCGACACCCGTTACGGCATGGAGCTCACCAATGTGAGTGACATCGTGAAAGACATGGGTTTCAAGGTGTTTAGTGGAGCGGTGAAGTCCGGCGGCTCCGTGAAGTGCATTGCGGTTTCCGGGGGCAATGACGCGGTGTCCAACGTGCGTATCAAACCCGGTGGTGACGTTTTTAGCGAAGCCCAAGCCGCAGGAGCCGGTGGCCTCGCCTTCATCCGGGTGAGAGAGGGCGGCGAAATCGACACCATTGGTGCCATCAAGGACAACCTGTCAGACGAACAGAAGCAAACCCTGCTGCAGCGCACCGGGGCTGAGCCCGGAACCCTGCTGCTCTTTGGCGCTGGAGACACCGCAACGGTGAACAAAGCTCTCGATCGCGTGCGCCAATATCTCGCCAAAGAAATGGGGCTCGTGAAGCCCGACAGGGAGAACGATCAGTGGAATTTTCTGTGGGTCGTCGATTTCCCGATGTTCGAATTCAACAAGGACGAAAATCGGCTCGAAGCCCTGCACCATCCCTTCTGCGCCCCGAACACCAGCGACCTGGGTGATAAGGCTGAGGAGTGGGCGAAAACCCTTCCCACAGCTCGCGCCCAGGCCTACGACCTAGTTCTCAACGGCTTGGAACTAGGAGGGGGCTCCCTGCGTATTCATGACTCCGCCCTGCAGCGAGAGGTGCTGAACAGCATCGGGCTTGCTCCAGAGGAGGCCCAAGAGCAGTTCGGATTCTTGGTCGATGCGCTCGACATGGGCGCACCTCCCCACGGTGGACTGGCTTTTGGCGTGGACCGAATGGTGATGCTGCTCGCCGGAGAGGATTCGATCCGCGACACGATCGCGTTCCCGAAAACCCAGCAGGCACGCTGCCTGATGACGGCTGCACCGGCAGGGGTCTCTGAACGGCAACTCGAGGATTTGCATGTCGCCAGCACTTGGGTCGATCCCATGACAGAAAACACTGACTAG
- the gcvT gene encoding glycine cleavage system aminomethyltransferase GcvT gives MDQNCTPLHDLCIAAGGRMVSFAGWEMPVQFSGLMAEHKAVRSDSGMFDISHMGVLRIEGANPKDALQQLVPSDLHRIGPGQACYSVLLNEQGGIIDDLIIYDLGPSLLDESHETLLVVINAACAETDTAWIRQHLERADLQVLDEKKDGVLLALQGPKAIGLLERLSGSDLSELPRFGHCSLNIHGLQAPVFTARTGYTGEDGVELLLKADDGRQLWQLLLEEGVTPCGLGARDTLRLEAAMHLYGQDMDAATTPFEAGLGWLVHLEMPALFIGRQALEQAAEQGPSKRLVGLKLQGRSIARHDYPVIHNGATVGVVTSGSWSPTLQEPIALASLPPALAKLGTELSVEIRGQLQPATVVKRPFYRRS, from the coding sequence ATGGACCAAAACTGCACACCGCTCCATGACCTCTGCATCGCGGCAGGCGGTCGAATGGTCTCCTTCGCTGGATGGGAAATGCCCGTTCAGTTTTCAGGGCTCATGGCTGAACACAAGGCCGTACGCAGCGACAGCGGCATGTTTGATATTTCCCACATGGGAGTTCTGCGGATTGAAGGTGCCAATCCCAAAGATGCGTTGCAACAACTTGTACCGAGTGATCTTCACCGAATCGGTCCTGGCCAAGCCTGCTATTCGGTGTTGCTGAATGAACAAGGTGGAATTATTGATGACTTAATCATTTATGACCTTGGGCCATCGTTATTAGACGAAAGCCACGAAACCCTGCTGGTTGTGATCAATGCAGCTTGCGCAGAGACCGACACAGCCTGGATTCGTCAACATCTTGAAAGGGCTGATCTGCAGGTGCTCGACGAAAAGAAGGATGGCGTATTGCTCGCTCTTCAAGGGCCAAAGGCAATCGGCCTACTGGAGCGATTGAGTGGCAGCGATCTCAGCGAACTGCCGCGCTTCGGCCACTGCAGTCTCAATATTCACGGACTCCAAGCTCCGGTCTTCACAGCACGCACGGGCTACACCGGAGAGGATGGCGTGGAGTTGCTGCTCAAGGCAGACGACGGACGACAGCTGTGGCAGCTACTACTCGAGGAGGGGGTGACACCCTGCGGCCTCGGCGCTCGCGACACCCTGCGACTAGAGGCAGCCATGCATCTCTACGGCCAAGACATGGACGCTGCCACCACTCCCTTCGAGGCGGGATTGGGGTGGCTGGTGCATCTGGAAATGCCCGCCCTGTTCATCGGACGACAAGCCCTCGAGCAAGCAGCCGAACAGGGGCCTTCCAAGCGTCTCGTAGGACTGAAACTGCAGGGCCGTTCGATTGCCCGCCACGACTACCCCGTCATCCACAACGGAGCGACTGTGGGCGTGGTGACAAGCGGCAGCTGGTCTCCCACTCTCCAAGAGCCCATTGCTCTCGCCTCGCTTCCCCCAGCCCTGGCCAAGCTCGGCACGGAACTTAGTGTGGAGATCCGCGGGCAACTGCAACCGGCCACTGTCGTGAAACGTCCCTTCTATCGCCGTTCCTAG
- a CDS encoding CTP synthase, with amino-acid sequence MAKFVFVTGGVVSSIGKGIVAASLGRLLKSRGYSVSILKLDPYLNVDPGTMSPFQHGEVFVTEDGAETDLDLGHYERFTDTAMSRLNSVTTGSIYQSVINKERRGSYNGGTVQVIPHITGEIRDRIHRVASNSNADVVITEIGGTVGDIESLPFLEAIREFRGDVGRQDLAYIHVTLLPFIGTSGELKTKPTQHSVKELRSIGIQPDLLVCRSDRDINDELKRKIGGFCGVPQRAVIPSLDADSIYAVPLTLEDEGLCREVLDVLDLEDHDSDMVDWAQLVHKLRNPGPAVKVALVGKYVQLNDAYLSVVEALRHACLAQDASLDLHWVCAEEIENQGADVLLKGMDAVVVPGGFGNRGVDGKVAAIRWAREQRVPFLGLCLGMQCAVIEWARNLAGLTDATSAELEPGTTHPVIHLLPEQQDVVDLGGTMRLGVYPCRVSAGSLASRLYGEEVVYERHRHRFEFNNAYRNLFLESGYEISGSSPDGRLVELIELPEHPFFTACQYHPEFLSRPGRPHPLFRGLIEAAQQRLPCSPSEAMRQQNNSAAGSSHPSLQP; translated from the coding sequence ATGGCCAAGTTCGTGTTTGTAACCGGCGGTGTGGTCTCCAGCATCGGCAAAGGAATTGTGGCCGCGAGCCTCGGTCGCTTGCTGAAGTCGCGGGGCTACAGCGTTTCAATCCTGAAGCTGGATCCCTACCTGAATGTGGACCCAGGAACGATGAGCCCGTTTCAGCACGGGGAGGTGTTTGTCACTGAAGACGGTGCAGAAACCGATCTCGATCTTGGCCACTACGAACGCTTCACCGACACCGCCATGTCGCGCCTGAACAGCGTGACCACCGGCTCGATCTATCAATCCGTCATTAACAAGGAGCGCCGAGGCAGTTACAACGGCGGGACCGTTCAGGTCATCCCCCATATCACCGGTGAAATCCGTGACCGCATTCACCGTGTGGCCTCCAACAGCAATGCCGATGTTGTGATTACAGAAATCGGCGGAACTGTTGGTGATATTGAGTCGTTGCCCTTCCTGGAAGCCATTCGAGAGTTCCGAGGAGATGTGGGACGACAAGATCTGGCTTACATCCACGTAACCCTGCTCCCATTTATCGGCACTTCGGGAGAGCTGAAAACCAAGCCCACCCAGCATTCGGTCAAAGAGCTGCGCTCGATCGGAATCCAGCCAGATCTGCTCGTCTGTCGTAGTGATCGCGACATCAATGATGAGCTCAAACGCAAAATCGGAGGCTTCTGCGGTGTGCCCCAGCGAGCGGTCATCCCCTCCTTGGACGCCGACAGCATCTACGCAGTACCGCTCACCCTCGAAGACGAAGGACTGTGCCGTGAAGTCCTCGACGTCTTGGACCTCGAAGATCACGACAGTGACATGGTGGACTGGGCGCAACTGGTGCACAAACTCCGCAATCCCGGCCCGGCGGTCAAAGTTGCGTTAGTGGGCAAGTACGTCCAACTGAATGACGCCTACCTCTCTGTCGTAGAAGCGCTACGCCACGCCTGTTTAGCCCAGGATGCCTCCCTGGATCTGCACTGGGTCTGCGCAGAAGAGATTGAAAATCAAGGCGCTGATGTCCTTCTCAAAGGCATGGACGCCGTTGTCGTTCCAGGTGGATTCGGCAACCGTGGCGTTGACGGCAAAGTGGCCGCCATCCGCTGGGCGAGGGAGCAGCGCGTGCCATTCCTTGGCCTTTGCCTAGGAATGCAGTGCGCCGTCATCGAGTGGGCTCGCAATCTGGCAGGGCTCACTGATGCCACGAGCGCTGAGCTCGAGCCAGGAACCACCCATCCTGTGATCCATCTCCTTCCCGAACAACAAGATGTGGTGGATCTGGGGGGCACAATGCGTCTTGGCGTCTACCCCTGCAGGGTCTCAGCAGGCAGCCTGGCGTCCAGGCTGTATGGAGAAGAAGTGGTGTACGAGCGCCATCGCCACCGCTTCGAATTCAACAACGCTTACCGAAATCTTTTTCTCGAATCTGGCTATGAAATCAGCGGAAGCTCTCCCGATGGCCGGTTGGTGGAACTGATCGAACTTCCCGAACATCCCTTCTTCACCGCCTGCCAGTACCACCCAGAATTCCTATCCAGACCTGGCCGGCCCCATCCCTTATTTCGAGGTCTGATCGAAGCGGCTCAACAACGCCTACCTTGCAGCCCCAGCGAAGCCATGCGCCAACAAAACAATTCAGCGGCTGGATCCAGTCATCCCAGCCTGCAGCCTTGA